One genomic segment of Syngnathus acus chromosome 1, fSynAcu1.2, whole genome shotgun sequence includes these proteins:
- the LOC119122029 gene encoding multidrug and toxin extrusion protein 1-like has translation RGFIPSSFRTEVILLLKLAGPVVISQMMIFMISIISMVFCGHLGKTQFAAVSLAIAVVNVTGIAVGTGLSLTCDTLISQTFGSGNLKRVGVILQRGVLILLLACFPCWAVLINTEPFLLAVKQSPEVASLAQMYVKIVMPSLPAAFMYQLLGRYLQNQGIIWPQVVTGVIGNILNAFVNYVFLHLLQLGVPGSAAANAMSQCVFSIILLAYVWWKGLHKATWGGWSRECLEEWGPFVKLAMPSMLMFCLEWWAFEVGGCLAGIISEIELGAQSVIYNLTVVAFMFPIGMAAGASVRVGNALGAGNSVQAKLSCKVSIICTSAVACCVGLSLTLSRNGIGYIFTTDPDILKRTADVMVVFAVMHLADAIAGVSGGVFRGVGKQKVGAVSNLVGHYFIGFPIGVSLLFKTQLGVVGLWTGLTICVVLQAIFFVAYLCRLDWTKAANDAQRRAGVQVKVEDTVEMLDCEPDSKTAVVPAPSPRCESTAEDQQIPDQPETAVTIVGDVLTVKQLLLRRSLVLLVMIVICVAGIITSHFLVGQLK, from the exons AGAGGATTCATCCCGTCCAGTTTCCGCACCGAAGTGATTCTCCTTTTGAAGCTGGCAGGACCTGTG GTCATTTCCCAGATGATGATCTTCATGATCAGTATCATCAGCATGGTGTTTTGTGGTCATCTAGggaaaacacaatttgcaGCTGTATCACTGGCAATTGCG GTGGTTAATGTGACTGGCATTGCCGTTGGGACTGGCTTGTCATTGACCTGTGACACCCTTATATCTCAG ACCTTTGGAAGTGGAAACCTGAAGCGTGTGGGGGTGATCCTTCAGAGAGGGGTTCTGATTCTCCTTCTAGCGTGTTTCCCCTGCTGGGCTGTTCTCATCAATACTGAACCCTTTTTACTTGCCGTTAAACAGAGCCCAGAGGTTGCCAG TCTGGCACAAATGTATGTGAAGATCGTCATGCCTTCTCTGCCA GCGGCATTTATGTACCAGCTGCTGGGAAGATATCTTCAGAACCAG ggaATTATTTGGCCTCAGGTCGTAACCGGTGTAAttggaaacattttaaacgCATTTGTCAATTATGTTTTCCTCCATCTTCTGCAACTGGGAGTTCC TGGATCTGCCGCAGCTAATGCAATGTCACAGTGTGTTTTTTCCATCATCCTACTGGCCTATGTTTGGTGGAAGGGGTTGCACAAAGCCACATGGGGAG GCTGGTCCCGTGAGTGTCTCGAGGAGTGGGGACCCTTTGTCAAGCTGGCCATGCCAAGCATGCTCATGTTTTGCCTTGAGTGGTGGGCATTTGAAGTGGGAGGATGTCTTGCTGGCATAATTAGTGAAATTGAGTTGGGAGCCCAATCTGTGATCTATAACCTGACTGTTGTGGCTTTCATG tTCCCCATTGGAATGGCAGCTGGAGCTAGTGTCCGTGTAGGGAATGCTCTTGGTGCAGGAAACAGTGTGCAAGCCAAGTTGTCTTGTAAAGTTTCCATCATCTGTACAT CTGCAGTCGCCTGTTGTGTTGGACTTAGCCTTACACTATCCAGAAATGGAATTGGCTACATTTTCACCACAGATCC AGACATTTTAAAGAGGACTGCTGACGTCATGGTTGTTTTTGCTGTCATGCATCTTGCTGATGCTATTGCG GGTGTGAGTGGAGGTGTTTTTCgaggagttggaaaacaaaaggtCGGTGCTGTGTCCAACCTGGTTGGACACTACTTCATTGGCTTTCCAATAGGTGTGTCTTTATTGTTTAAGACACAATTGGGCGTTGTAG GACTTTGGACTGGTCTTACGATCTGTGTGGTACTGCAGGCTATTTTCTTCGTGGCATATTTGTGCCGTCTTGATTGGACAAAGGCTGCCAATGAT GCTCAAAGGAGAGCAGGTGTTCAGGTCAAGGTTGAAGACACGGTGGAAATGCTAGACTGCGAGCCAG ACTCTAAAACTGCAGTGGTTCCTGCTCCTTCACCCAGATGTGAGAGTACTGCAGAGGACCAACAGATTCCAGACCAGCCTGAAACTGCAGTCACCATAGTCGGCGATGTTCTCACAGTGAAACAACTGCTTTTACGTCGTAGCTTGGTTCTACTTGTCATGATTGTCATCTGTGTGGCTGGAATCATTACCAGTCACTTCCTTGTCGGACAATTGAAGTGA